One part of the Xylocopa sonorina isolate GNS202 chromosome 10, iyXylSono1_principal, whole genome shotgun sequence genome encodes these proteins:
- the Unc80 gene encoding unc80, NALCN channel complex subunit — protein sequence MVFEDGFTGNMHNRRSVDGNLQEQALPIPVQIFLWRKLSPFIRAKLGRVHEASCTFCQHTPAHHLTKEACTSLEKVLVQNLHNDLTPSLSLILGNVPRWRLIQAALPYVLHATANLLHNRKDFQSLGTMETTLLYILHWILLDAAEECAETDTDPGNPFYYLFSIPTMSLFVYLFAPLCNYLKDIDFKTNLRLENGLKIWSAMYECRHPDTPCFTTHCRIKPQALWSRSFKSSKQHQMSDDVFVGGNIESPPSQSASAFSDQSADKPLPTKQPNEDNIWVSSPKDTVFPETIPEESSGAEDEHVVIFRLPSLSESEKALDGSEASIYHVAMGRTTDFSKLKIEQVTAISGLNTCTQYQEKSMSIGGLDKEKEEQLHRAEKETQDTSKTKGSVTQQGPGDLSGAGLTSSCPDIDSDVRAATFLDVAVLRCLFVPQWQEEGVHWALQFLYHRLRMINEETSVQQMPRRRSNSLPIPKIEVSIYQSPESKKKEVPKDFMEVPVVRDVSVPTGQEVESSHTRRGSEKSKKKMKMADLKVFVETKLLSKSEKALEKIGQDDSKMMFVQESHRSLDTGDENLIRPISTASKIFEAKDVDHMKHPTNLIKGKSMPSLSCLINELTAGGYVGDARIERKQSRFYSQSYTAPNPIITVTEHTPAPSPDFMKRQGSIDSQLDVISMHGSRLDSERKPSLTRSQTDSNITYGSDEIPEAPGSACYITKEGDIDLQVVLKAVHSVALRDSNCCTLRVCENILNLVELLMDMGVMRQCLRDEPAGSMTDLATTIEKSETGKKKETAENEQDCRQDHSEDSKFSSHHLLMNSVIRVIKHLGCPHSCSDGIRGSQADFCRSQGQLILGKLHRASSKQFSRFLRSMAREQPILEVLEFFHAFVGYCVDPSSLLSPLNQKRGSSKSPDVGSQGGYATNFGANLMGAASVGGGTSSSVTAVAGAMTATAVGTATTNYDVGSHSARGIESHIFNYVFKALVTRFMKSWKDLTSRQYFDLRQFMTYVKEAHGGVFRRVALSGILDSADRPNKRCNSNVQTTRVIRHMHQSYLDEHPDIGGETCYTVDDRGNRKFFFKKRSTSSTCASLIETELSEENAKISQSPLGNLRKKHHILTPRQSERNLGIEMLSSGKTRKSTRFQIGGIVNWFRKEYGRTDSTDSHESSESPTDGSFVRQPSFHYGQHRSASRSGRGVGLTLQKAKRRMEDQLNKIGFGKSKKKESLEEAPGSYFSRRNSMEFGEASRESEFVVLKERRLVPCNAVYDGMLRFSFLLETCQPGSVPDHYLMAAILDLPFAPVVARACLLLECAHFVHQCNKGQWPTWMKMNFPFFRTSVPINNRNASAVLPKIHALQRTAGKLFYQWAEAIGTRLEELLLEDKQNAEQVIAMVSDESKQRDLIIEDEEEDFLDEASINGYGSQCPPALRLAACILLLEVTAFLRETYQTLPKFNKLLTKERPPPWERMYSREANRRWSMALSSMGHSQTSAQSLQSIVGDREVAPERKISFVLYEPDNESEGSSKSTVTIQGEEFQGGDREKMKRVQPPQSRPFLLRRGTAENATGSFKKRSLKLRRGTKEGKDTECEAYTVKRADSIQSKRKVSSLSDRSDTSEPGFGGEISGEESPGILIDDQPPESPSDSNETDETNKNFPWMKVLVQLANSFNFYCSHQNFCHPYCHRRQMRACSRLIKSVRKIYGEQFGILNGMGMFDFDTDKKEAGKKEKRSRKVSEQASTQVSPVRRKDSVGKKYKIEKNLEGSQSGRVTQRDSSKDLADQDADRGKDSSKSSSATDKENSPILKYLRTQVKDIFHAPLATLVKGAVVMTEELFIDVLPVSWELLLESNQEVAASAASLFIVAAVRAPNQASELMHHGLQHSSTSVRINAILRFQVLWKLRYQVWPRMEENAHLTFKVPPPGIEFTLPSPKIGIESLPVVDPPWMPQVKTKVEEVTINQEHHRSLVTATKTRKKQQTELIKKALQAQDDKKREERENFLITTIPITVQAAYEPSPVGDDHDEGNVGDEDGAETIPRNTSHHGQSAPSLFPSSLCSAIVQIIHLLDDAAVSDDGSAVYEVAYQVIWNCLVEDSALFLRYVLERLTRDKQELMFKILRHLIRFVPKLPQQAAFALYNYIIGYVMFYVRSPHEEGQKLIGTALSILWMVVHSVHGIMFKDLKQILRKEQCDASILLTANVPSAKRIVVHGPQDPDAGGIPSQFPVQEDTQFCQILRESLDFFGIEESKQREYFLVDYKTHQIRNPSSYVRDYYFFKGRSQFSEIELVHMKPEDAFNALQRQELVHKFVEIGKVLLTWAILKNVDMVVQRVVFLHEELMKLPSFPRRALEADLDLYKGGEIGRELLGLDVMHKFMWVKLIARMFEAMAGNFAYSGDIHLFLNVLNGAVILHSEDSCILRYVVATYINAAHNFKNIFSTNGYLLIMPTLLQLYSTHQTNKLVTTTVEYAVKQFYLMNRKPFILQMFGSVSTILDTDETSLHGEAHKVPSACLFNLLLSLETPSPDPLNIDELVKEEKPLKAIDFCYHDENEMVTVLDCISLCVMVIAYAPDSVRGQQMLTILEAILPCYVQRIQSPTYNREGKSEKEIIHQLAVAVKTLVNNSEALTKYYNGPQKSSPEHKGSSQRNYGKGPYSPGFDFEDETHTSKYIEHAKVRNFYDRDNDDAESCHKNEFRRPRDTLLNMVGDFVARCSIRLVELNKKSQDGKTIELLDSKCHIRLADIAHSLLKISPYDASTMGCRGLRRYMNDILPSTDWSSDDMKPALTNILRRLDKTFSKIHKKASIRRNTDWTAASDLLKGVYETLHRCPYIAHYAYLKALLTTCQSLIIGDTPPEDVTSASSAALMSKIPPQHFCSTVLRLIALYVISLGEGYLMFGNQTRIENMLLNLMIPLFLRVGTGRKDVPKLRQSDINFALTAVLHTLWPPTTKTIPITTQNLKTTTDMRAGSLTFVARDSKTSTKTSLTSYQVAFLALKIMTICFETELKTEWPRILRTMRLLNKRNEASTYLWNFIEFVVTHRTALYIQMLPFIVHKIGQAPISEHERTMQSTIRAKINGDPTTVPKSRGTLLTDLIHELKELKEEIEDRKCDEVQSEPKRSVADMHCATEGQPRTQRLSLIDLLTGDLGSRSHINHQSNSSSTIKTTQPSQVSGPQNGIQTARGSSTSGGSSTLREGSDVGTNEQQTEQQQPTDRSQPSSTSDERNHVKPHPILTHQKAPKLRFLSSVEFRHSSGETVTSQLSPTSPNEDSSGESRPDKPRLQRSMGQSKKTFRLRKSRRTHVEIAQVKSEQSNNVSQPVQPAVLTPPTPVVEPSSFSIPSDSSSIRSRRSSSIRQSDCEKSGALPNDQQIHSGHHHYHHHYHHHHHHLHLQTSDVSWDDDTSSTSGYRESYSMQLVSLESSNNNTRQIQGPPLASPDLNDIPSTSSTTTHVFEGSSPDCSINGSGGEKTALLTASQRTISQHSLLMVFPNQDEDTLI from the exons ATGGTTTTCGAAG ACGGTTTTACTGGGAACATGCATAATCGCCGATCCGTCGATGGAAATCTTCAGGAACAGGCTTTGCCCATTCCGGTTCAGATATTCCTTTGGCGAAAGTTGAG CCCATTCATTCGTGCGAAACTTGGCAGAGTTCACGAGGCATCATGCACG TTCTGTCAACACACGCCAGCTCATCAT CTGACGAAGGAAGCTTGCACG TCTCTCGAGAAGGTGTTGGTTCAAAATCTTCACAACGATTTAACACCCTCTTTGAGCCTGATACTGGGCAACGTGCCACGGTGGCGGTTGATCCAAGCGGCTCTCCCCTACGTTCTCCACGCCACAGCCAATCTCCTGCACAATAG GAAGGATTTCCAAAGTCTTGGAACCATGGAAACAACGCTCCTTTACATTTTGCACTGGATCCTCCTCGACGCTGCTGAAGAATGTGCCGAGACGGACACTGACCCAGGAAAtccattttattatttattttccaTACCCACTATGAGC CTGTTCGTTTACCTTTTCGCACCCCTCTGCAATTATTTAAAAGACATCGATTTTAAAACTAACTTACGACTGGAGAACGGACTGAAAATATGGTCGGCTATGTACGAATGTCGCCATCCGGACACACCTTGCTTTACCACGCACTGTCGGATCAAGCCGCAAGCTTTGTGGAGTCGATCGTTCAAGTCTTCCAAACAACATCAAATGTCCGATGACGTGTTCGTTGGAGGAA acATCGAAAGTCCACCCAGTCAGTCTGCCAGTGCTTTCTCTGACCAAAGTGCAGACAAACCATTGCCAACGAAACAACCAAACGAAGAC AACATTTGGGTGTCCTCTCCTAAGGACACTGTGTTTCCGGAAACGATCCCTGAGGAGAGTTCAGGCGCTGAAGATGAACACGTG GTGATCTTCAGGTTGCCGTCTCTCAGCGAGTCGGAGAAAGCACTCGACGGG AGCGAAGCCAGCATCTATCACGTAGCAATGGGTAGAACGACCGATTTCTCGAAATTAAAGATAGAACAGGTTACAGCGATTTCAGGACTCAACACTTGCACTCAGTACCAGGAAAAATCGATGAGCATAGG AGGGTTGGATAAGGAGAAGGAAGAACAGCTGCACAGAGCTGAGAAAGAAACGCAGGATACGTCGAAAACGAAAGGTTCCGTAACGCAGCAGGGTCCTGGCGATTTAAGCGGAGCAGGATTGACAAGTAGTTGCCCTGACATCGATTCAGACGTTCGTGCCGCTACCTTCCTCGACGTGGCTGTTCTTAGGTGCCTTTTCGTCCCTCAATGGCAGGAGGAGGGTGTGCATTGGGCTCTGCAATTTTTGTACCACAG ATTACGCATGATCAACGAGGAAACATCGGTGCAACAAATGCCGCGTCGTCGTAGCAACTCCTTACCCATACCAAAGATAGAGGTGTCCATTTACCAAAGTCCTGAGAGTAAGAAGAAAGAGGTACCAAAAGATTTTATGGAGGTACCAGTAGTTCGTGACGTTTCCGTGCCAACTG GTCAGGAGGTCGAGTCGAGTCATACAAGAAGAGGCAGCGAGAAGTCgaagaagaaaatgaaaatgGCTGATCTGAAGGTATTCGTCGAGACAAAGTTGCTATCGAAATCGGAGAAGGCACTCGAGAAAATTGGTCAGGATGATTCCAAGATGATGTTTGTGCAG GAGAGCCACAGAAGTCTGGACACAGGGGACGAGAATCTGATCAGACCGATTTCAACGGCTTCGAAAATCTTCGAGGCGAAGGACGTCGATCACATGAAGCATCCAACGAATTTGATAAAAGGGAAGAGCATGCCCAGTTTAAG CTGCTTGATTAACGAGCTGACCGCGGGAGG ATACGTCGGTGACGCTCGCATCGAGAGGAAGCAGAGTCGATTTTACAGTCAATCGTACACTGCGCCCAACCCTATCATCACCGTTACGGAGCACACGCCTGCGCCATCCCCTGATTTCATGAAACGACAG GGTTCAATTGACAGCCAATTAGACGTCATCAGTATGCACGGTAGCCGTTTAGATTCTGAAAGAAAACCGAGTCTCACACGCTCGCAGACTGACTCTAACATTACTTACGGCAGCGATGAGATACCAGAAGCTCCTGGTTCCGCTTGTTACATTACCAAGGAAGGCGATATCGACCTGCAAGTCGTCTTAAAA GCTGTACACTCAGTCGCCTTGAGAGACAGCAATTGTTGCACTTTACGAGTATGCgagaatatattaaatttggTGGAACTTTTGATGGATATGGGCGTGATGAGGCAGTGTCTTCGAGACGAACCTGCTGGCAGTATGACAG ATCTAGCGACGACCATCGAAAAATCGGAGACGGGTAAGAAAAAGGAAACCGCAGAGAACGAGCAAGATTGTCGACAAGATCATTCGGAAGACAGCAAGTTCTCGTCGCACCATCTCCTAATGAATTCCGTGATTCGTGTAATAAAGCATCTGGGCTGTCCGCACAGCTGCTCGGATGGCATACGAGGATCGCAAGCCGATTTCTGTCGCTCGCAGGGCCAACTGATCCTCGGCAAACTGCATCGTGCCAGCTCGAAGCAATTCTCCCGGTTCCTGAGATCAATGGCGCGCGAGCAACCGATACTGGAGGTTCTGGAATTCTTTCACGCATTCGTTGGATACTGCGTGGACCCAAGTTCGTTACTATCTCCTCTTA ATCAGAAACGAGGATCGAGCAAGTCACCGGATGTCGGCTCGCAGGGTGGATACGCGACGAATTTTGGCGCGAATTTAATGGGAGCTGCCAGTGTTGGGGGTGGCACTAGTTCTTCTGTGACTGCAGTTGCTGGAGCGATGACTGCCACAGCTGTCGGAACCGCGACCACCAATTACGACGTTGGCAGTCACAGCGCTCGTGGAATAGAAAGTCACATCTTCAATTACGTTTTCAAAGCGCTGGTCACGCGTTTCATGAAATCGTGGAAGGATCTGACGTCGCGACAGTACTTCGATCTGCGACAGTTCATGACGTACGTGAAGGAAGCTCACGGGGGTGTCTTTCGTCGCGTCGCTCTAAGTGGAATCCTCGATTCTGCGGATCGTCCGAACAAACGGTGCAACAGTAACGTTCAGACCACGCGTGTCATCAG GCACATGCATCAATCATATTTGGACGAACACCCAGACATCGGAGGCGAGACATGCTACACCGTGGACGACAGAGGGAACCGGAAATTCTTCTTCAAGAAAAGAAGCACATCTTCAACGTGTGCT AGTCTCATCGAGACAGAGCTGAGTGAAGAGAACGCGAAGATCAGTCAGAGTCCTCTAGGCAACTTGAGGAAAAAGCATCATATACTCACCCCTCGACAAAGTGAACGCAATTTAGGGATAGAAATGTTGAGTTCTGGAAAGACTAGGAAATCCACTCGTTTCCAAATTGGTGGCATAG TTAATTGGTTTCGAAAGGAATATGGCAGAACTGACTCTACTGACAGTCACGAGAGCAGCGAATCACCGACGGACGGCAGTTTCGTTAGACAGCCAAGCTTCCATTATGGTCAACATCGCAGTGCTTCCAGATCTGGGCGTGG TGTGGGCCTAACATTGCAAAAAGCGAAACGTCGAATGGAAGATCAATTGAACAAAATTGGATTCGGGAAGAGTAAAAAGAAGGAGAGCCTGGAAGAGGCTCCAGGAAGCT ATTTCAGCAGAAGAAATTCAATGGAGTTTGGCGAAGCCTCGCGAGAATCTGAGTTCGTGGTGCTGAAAGAAAGAAGACTGGTGCCCTGTAACGCTGTCTACGACGGGATGCTAAGATTCTCGTTCCTGTTGGAGACATGCCAACCGGGTTCGGTTCCTGATCACTATCTAATGGCAGCAATTTTAGATCTT CCATTCGCGCCAGTGGTCGCGCGAGCGTGCTTGTTGCTGGAGTGCGCCCATTTTGTTCACCAGTGCAACAAAGGACAGTGGCCAACCTGGATGAAAATGAACTTCCCCTTCTTTCGCACGTCGGTGCCCATCAATAATCGAAACGCGTCCGCGGTATTGCCAAAAATCCACGCGTTGCAACGCACTGCTGGAAAATTGTTTTATCAATGGGCAGAG GCAATTGGAACGAGATTGGAGGAATTGTTATTGGAGGATAAACAAAATGCTGAGCAAGTAATTGCGATGGTGTCTGACGAAAGTAAACAGAGAGATTTAattatcgaagacgaggaagaagATTTCCTCGACGAAG CTAGCATAAATGGCTATGGATCTCAGTGTCCACCTGCACTACGTCTTGCTGCTTGTATACTGCTGCTGGAAGTAACAGCATTTCTCAGAGAAACCTATCAGACTTTGCCAAAATTTAATAAACTCCTGACGAAGGAACGTCCACCGCCTTGGGAAAGGATGTACAGCAGAGAAGCGAACCGACGATGGAGCATGGCGCTTTCTTCGATGGGCCATTCTCAGACATCGGCTCAAAGCCTTCAGTCCATTGTAGGCGATCGTGAAGTGGCTC CCGAACGAAAGATCAGTTTTGTCCTGTACGAGCCTGACAACGAATCAGAAGGTAGCAGTAAATCAACAGTCACGATACAAGGAGAGGAATTCCAAGGTGGCGACAGGGAGAAAATGAAACGCGTCCAACCACCACAAAGTCGGCCATTTCTCTTGCGCCGCGGGACTGCGGAGAACGCGACTGGTTCCTTCAAGAAACGAAGCTTGAAGCTTCGACGTGGCACCAAGGAGGGCAAAGACACCGAATGCGAAGCAT ATACCGTGAAACGAGCGGATTCTATACAATCGAAGAGGAAAGTCAGTTCGTTGTCTGACAGAAGCGACACTTCTGAGCCTGGTTTCGGTGGTGAGATCAGCGGAGAAGAATCGCCAGGCATCCTCATCGACGATCAACCACCGGAGAGTCCCAGCGACAGCAACGAGACAGACGAGACGAACAAAAATTTCCCATGGATGAAGGTGTTGGTACAGCTGGCGAATTCGTTCAACTTCTATTGCTCTCATCAGAACTTCTGCCATCCGTATTGCCATCGACGTCAAATGCGAGCGTGCAGTCGGTTGATCAAGTCTGTGAGGAAAATCTATGGCGAACAATTTGGAATTCTGAATGGCATGGGGATGTTCGACTTTGATACAGACAAGAAGGAGGCGGGTAAGAAGGAGAAGCGCAGCAGGAAAGTTTCAGAGCAAGCGAGCACCCAAGTGTCACCCGTGCGAAGGAAGGACAGCGTAGGAAAGAAATAcaa aattgagaagaaCTTGGAAGGATCCCAGTCAGGCAGAGTGACCCAACGAGACTCGTCGAAGGACCTAGCAGACCAGGACGCTGACAGAGGGAAGGACTCTTCCAAATCCTCCAGCGCCACAGACAAAGAGAATTCACCTATTCTAAAATACCTGAGGACCCAAGTGAAGGATATATTTCACGCGCCATTGGCTACTCTGGTGAAAGGGGCAGTGGTGATGACCGAAGAATTATTCATAGACGTGCTACCAGTTTCTTGGGAGCTTCTGCTGGAGTCGAACCAAGAAGTCGCTGCTTCAGCTGCGTCCTTGTTCATAGTCGCGGCTGTGCGTGCCCCAAATCAAGCCAGCGAGCTGATGCACCATGGACTTCAGCATAGCAGCACCAGCGTGCGAATAAACGCCATATTGCGGTTCCAAGTGCTGTGGAAGCTGCGGTACCAAGTTTGGCCACGGATGGAGGAGAACGCTCATCTGACCTTCAAGGTGCCGCCGCCTGGGATCGAGTTCACTTTGCCATCGCCAAAAATTGGCATCGAATCGCTGCCAGTCGTCGATCCGCCCTGGATGCCACAGGTGAAGACGAAGGTCGAGGAGGTGACCATCAACCAGGAACACCAT AGGTCCCTGGTGACGGCAACGAAAACTCGTAAGAAGCAACAAACTGAACTCATAAAAAAGGCTTTGCAGGCACAAGATGACAAGAAACGCGAAGAACGGGAAAACTTTTTGATCACTACCATACCGATTACCGTGCAGGCAGCATACGAGCCTAGCCCTGTCGGGGACGATCACGACGAAG GAAATGTTGGAGACGAAGATGGTGCCGAAACCATACCAAGAAACACGTCTCACCATGGCCAATCAGCTCCTTCGTTGTTTCCTTCGTCTCTGTGCTCCGCGATCGTGCAGATAATTCATTTACTTGACGATGCTGCTGTGTCGGACGATGGAAGCGCTGTTTACGAGGTTGCCTATCAA GTGATATGGAACTGCCTGGTAGAAGACAgtgcactatttcttcgatacgttctGGAACGCCTTACGAGGGACAAACAGGAGCTGATGTTCAAAATTTTGAGACACCTGATTCGATTCGTGCCAAAATTGCCTCAGCAGGCAGCGTTCGCTTTGTACAATTACATAATCGGATATGTCATGTTCTACGTACGATCTCCGCACGAGGAAGGTCAAAAATTGATTGGAACTGCTCTTTCGATATTATGGATG GTGGTGCATAGCGTTCACGGGATAATGTTCAAAGATTTGAAACAAATATTGCGAAAGGAACAGTGCGACGCTTCGATTTTGTTGACAGCGAACGTCCCATCCGCGAAGAGGATCGTGGTTCACGGTCCTCAGGATCCTGACGCTGGAGGAATTCCATCGCAGTTTCCGGTGCAGGAAGACACGCAATTTTGTCAGATACTTCGAGAATCGTTGGACTTCTTTGGTATCGAGGAATCGAAACAGCGAGAGTACTTTCTTGTCGACTACAAAACAC ATCAAATTCGCAATCCATCGTCGTACGTTCGAGATTACTACTTTTTCAAAGGCAGATCGCAATTCTCGGAAATTGAATTGGTCCACATGAAGCCTGAAGACGCGTTCAACGCTCTGCAACGGCAGGAATTGGTCCACAAATTCGTCGAGATCGGAAAGGTCCTGTTAACGTGGGCGATCTTGAAAAATGTCGACATGGTAGTCCAAAGGGTAGTTTTTCTTCACGAGGAGCTGATGAAGTTACCTTCTTTCCCCAGAAGAGCGTTAGAAGCTGATCTAGATTTGTACAAAGGCGGTGAAATTGGCAGA GAACTTCTGGGTTTGGACGTGATGCACAAATTTATGTGGGTCAAGCTGATCGCAAGAATGTTCGAAGCGATGGCAGGCAACTTCGCCTATTCAGGAGACATTCATCTCTTTCTGAACGTTTTAAATGGCGCTGTGATCCTCCACAGCGAGGATTCGTGTATCCTGCGTTATGTCGTAGCCACATACATAAATGCAGCTCACAATTTCAAGAATATCTTCTCGACAAACGGTTACTTGCTGATCATGCCAACGTTGTTGCAATTGTATTCGACTCACCAAACGAATAAATTGGTGACAACTACTGTCGAGTATGCTGTGAAGCAGTTTTATCTGATGAATCGAAAGCCATTTATCCTTCAAATGTTTGGAAGCGTTTCTACCATATTGGACACTGACGAGACTAGTTTACATGGAGAAGCTCACAAG GTTCCCTCTGCGTGTTTATTTAATCTGCTACTGAGCCTTGAAACTCCATCACCGGATCCTTTGAACATAGACGAACTGGTCAAGGAAGAAAAGCCTTTAAAAGCCATTGATTTTTGTTACCACGATGAGAATGAAATGGTCACCGTGTTGGACTGCATATCTCTTTGCGTAATGGTGATAGCTTACGCGCCTGATTCCGTTAGAGGACAACAAATGCTG ACTATATTGGAAGCAATATTGCCTTGTTACGTCCAACGAATACAGTCACCAACTTACAACAGAGAAGGAAAAAGTGAGAAGGAGATAATCCATCAGTTGGCTGTAGCTGTGAAAACTTTGGTGAACAATTCTGAGGCCCTCACAAA GTATTATAATGGCCCGCAAAAGTCGAGTCCAGAGCACAAAGGCTCCAGTCAGAGAAACTATGGCAAAGGCCCCTATTCGCCTGGTTTCGATTTCGAGGACGAGACTCACACGTCGAAATACATCGAACACGCTAAGGTTCGGAACTTTTACGATCGAGACAACGACGATGCTGAAAGTTGCCATAAAAATGAGTTCCGTCGACCGCGCGACACGTTGCTGAACATGGTGGGAGATTTTGTGGCGCGATGCTCGATACGTTTGGTGGAACTGAATAAGAAGTCTCAAGATGGCAAAACCATTGAATTGTTGGACTCGAAGTGCCACATA CGATTAGCCGACATCGCGCACAGTCTTTTGAAAATATCCCCGTACGATGCGAGCACAATGGGCTGTCGAGGCTTGAGAAGATACATGAACGACATTTTGCCTTCGACTGATTGGTCCAGCGACGATATGAAACCAGCGTTGACCAATATCCTGAGGAGACTCGACAAAACGTTCAGCAAGATACATAAAAAGGCTTCCATAAGAAGAAACACCGATTGGACAGCCGCGAGCGATCTTTTGAAAGGTGTCTACGAAACGTTGCACAGATGTCCTTACATTGCACACTACGCGTATTTGAAAGCACTGCTGACTACTTGCCAG TCATTAATTATTGGAGATACCCCACCGGAGGATGTGACGTCAGCTTCCTCGGCCGCTTTAATGAGCAAAATACCTCCGCAACACTTTTGCTCCACGGTTCTTCGACTGATAGCACTCTACGTGATATCTCTTGGAGAGGGGTATTTAATGTTTGGAAATCAAACTCGAATCGAGAATATGCTTCTCAACTTGATGATACCATTATTTCTACGCGTGGGAACTGGAAGGAAAG ACGTACCAAAGCTGAGGCAGTCCGACATAAATTTCGCTTTGACAGCAGTATTGCACACTCTATGGCCGCCAACTACGAAAACGATACCAATAACCACGCAAAACTTGAAGACTACGACAGACATGAGAGCTGGTAGTTTGACGTTCGTAGCGAGAGACTCGAAAACGTCGACTAAAACGTCGTTGACATCCTACCAAGTGGCCTTTCTAG CATTGAAAATAATGACgatttgcttcgaaacggaactGAAGACCGAATGGCCACGTATCTTGCGCACGATGCGTCTACTGAACAAACGAAACGAGGCTTCCACTTACCTTTGGAACTTCATAGAATTCGTGGTGACTCATCGCACAGCGTTGTACATCCAGATGCTTCCGTTTATCGTCCACAAGATCGGGCAAGCGCCAATTTCGGAGCACGAGAGGACCATGCAGAGCACCATACGAGCGAAAATTAATGGCGACCCTACGACGGTACCAAAATCGCGTGGCACTCTCTTAACCGATCTTATACACGAGTTGAAGGAACTGAAGGAGGAAATAGAAGATCGAAAATGCG ACGAAGTCCAGTCAGAACCGAAGAGGAGCGTCGCAGACATGCACTGCGCGACCGAGGGGCAACCTCGTACTCAGAGGCTGTCGTTAATCGACCTTTTGACAGGGGACCTTGGATCCAGAAGCCACATAAATCATCAGTCAAATTCGAGCAGTACTATTAAAACAACGCAACCAAGCCAAGTATCGGGACCGCAAAATGGTATACAAACGGCACGCG